A genomic segment from Saprospiraceae bacterium encodes:
- a CDS encoding PSD1 and planctomycete cytochrome C domain-containing protein, with translation MSSTTLHPRFFLSRNFIPLWAIWLSLFSFGCQRDSSSDHLPKVVDFNFHIRPILSNNCFSCHGPDENAREGGLRLDTYEGATQLLENGLVAILPHQPGKSELISRITTQDTERLMPPVHSKKVLSPKEIALLKKWIKQGAKWDPYWAFQAPKTVPFPAKLAKATPVEKIDFLIDQKQQENQLSASAKAPKNKLVRRLSYLLTGLPPQEATIKKYLADESPTSYEKLVDQLLNSPQFGERWARHWMDIVRYADTKGHEFDYPVIGAWQFRDYLIRAFNQDLPYDLFIREQLAGDLLQTPRYDALKQTNESAIATAFYTFGEGTHSPVDIKKDEVDRIDNIIDVTTKAFQALTVGCARCHDHKFDPIPTTDYYALYGIFESTRFAMVPAHTAWQSMKVVDSLWVLKKQLKEFIAKTADINPGLAVNTGFSNNKPLPRDTNIQVLGDFRNGSLGQWSPYGLAFAKASALGEPVFSASTGQLERFESGKVSSRLLRPGLQGALRSPTFTIEKDKILVRAAGQQSTIRIIIDNFQLIQDPIHGGLTKQLGKDVMEDYLFDVSMWKGHKAYIELLSGHFRKKGRNHHYDIPAYAWLEATYAVAFDSIPPALSQDPTSPTSAQAALHNWLEDNASPAEVKKLNTLLAENKLTKQHPNYRQWLEVKNKLSQSLYDTTFIAGVVEGDLIQSPVFIRGDYKTTSAYRVPHRFMNALSDTLEVFPNTGSDRLALANAIASPDNPLTARVMVNRIWHHLFGRGLVENVDNFGLQGMPPSHPELLDYLATLFVAENWSVKKMIRYIVMTEAFQRSTQAVEGTDVKDPQNYFLSYFPVKRLEAEAIRDGLLAVSGQLDTTMYGPTIPIHLTEFMKGRGRPGISGPLDGGGRRSIYQDVRRNFLSPFMLSFDMPLPFSTFGKRNLSNVPAQSLTLMNDPFVIEQAEKWAVQLVAKETDFEDRIKEIYLKAFARWPEETELAQASAFFNTLTKDQTPSIEHWKDYCHTIFNMKEFIFLL, from the coding sequence ATGTCTTCAACTACACTACATCCCCGATTTTTTCTTTCCAGGAACTTTATTCCGTTATGGGCAATCTGGCTTAGCCTCTTCTCTTTTGGCTGCCAAAGAGATTCGTCCTCCGATCATTTACCCAAAGTAGTTGATTTCAATTTTCATATCCGGCCGATTCTTTCCAATAATTGTTTTTCCTGCCACGGCCCCGATGAAAATGCCCGAGAGGGAGGGCTTAGACTGGATACCTATGAAGGAGCTACCCAATTGTTGGAAAATGGCCTGGTGGCGATCCTCCCTCATCAGCCGGGAAAAAGCGAATTGATTAGCCGCATCACTACCCAGGACACCGAACGCCTAATGCCACCGGTCCATTCTAAAAAGGTTTTATCCCCCAAGGAAATTGCCCTATTAAAAAAATGGATCAAACAGGGCGCAAAATGGGACCCTTACTGGGCCTTTCAAGCACCTAAAACAGTCCCTTTTCCCGCTAAATTAGCGAAGGCTACCCCTGTTGAAAAGATAGACTTCCTCATTGACCAAAAACAACAAGAAAACCAACTTTCCGCTAGTGCTAAAGCGCCTAAGAACAAACTCGTTCGACGCCTCTCTTATCTCCTTACTGGGCTTCCACCACAGGAAGCAACCATAAAAAAATACCTGGCCGACGAATCTCCAACATCCTACGAAAAACTGGTAGATCAACTGCTAAATTCGCCTCAGTTTGGAGAGCGCTGGGCCAGGCATTGGATGGACATCGTCCGTTATGCTGACACCAAAGGCCACGAGTTTGATTATCCGGTTATCGGCGCCTGGCAATTCCGGGATTACCTCATCAGGGCCTTTAACCAAGACCTGCCCTATGATCTTTTCATCCGGGAACAATTGGCTGGCGACTTGCTCCAAACTCCTCGTTATGATGCCTTAAAACAAACCAATGAATCAGCCATAGCAACCGCTTTTTATACTTTTGGTGAAGGGACGCACAGCCCTGTAGACATCAAAAAGGATGAGGTAGACCGCATTGACAATATCATTGATGTTACGACAAAAGCGTTTCAGGCCTTGACCGTTGGCTGTGCCCGCTGCCATGATCATAAATTCGATCCCATCCCAACTACCGATTACTACGCCTTGTATGGCATTTTCGAAAGCACCCGTTTTGCAATGGTCCCCGCCCATACAGCCTGGCAATCTATGAAGGTCGTCGATAGTCTTTGGGTGCTCAAAAAACAGTTGAAGGAATTTATTGCCAAAACAGCGGATATAAACCCAGGCTTGGCAGTCAACACAGGGTTCTCAAACAATAAACCCTTACCACGTGATACCAATATCCAGGTGCTGGGAGATTTTCGCAACGGCAGCCTTGGCCAATGGAGCCCCTATGGGTTGGCTTTTGCAAAGGCAAGTGCCTTGGGTGAACCTGTTTTTTCGGCATCAACAGGTCAATTGGAAAGGTTCGAATCAGGAAAAGTCTCTAGTCGCCTCCTCCGCCCCGGCTTGCAAGGCGCCTTACGCTCTCCTACCTTCACCATCGAAAAAGACAAGATTCTCGTTCGTGCAGCTGGACAACAATCTACGATTAGAATCATTATTGATAATTTCCAACTCATTCAAGATCCTATTCATGGTGGTTTGACAAAACAGTTAGGAAAGGATGTCATGGAAGATTATTTATTTGATGTCAGCATGTGGAAGGGCCATAAGGCATATATTGAACTGCTTTCTGGTCATTTCCGTAAAAAAGGAAGGAATCACCATTATGATATTCCTGCTTATGCCTGGCTGGAAGCCACTTATGCTGTAGCATTTGATAGTATTCCACCTGCCCTTTCCCAGGATCCGACCTCGCCCACTTCTGCTCAGGCTGCTTTGCATAACTGGCTAGAAGATAATGCTTCCCCTGCTGAGGTAAAAAAATTAAATACCCTCTTAGCTGAAAATAAATTAACCAAACAACATCCCAACTATCGACAATGGCTCGAAGTGAAAAACAAGCTAAGCCAATCCCTTTATGATACGACTTTTATCGCAGGAGTTGTAGAAGGAGACCTCATTCAAAGTCCGGTTTTTATACGTGGAGATTACAAGACAACCTCGGCCTACCGCGTCCCTCACCGGTTTATGAATGCCTTATCAGATACCCTAGAGGTGTTTCCCAATACGGGTAGTGATCGCCTGGCCTTAGCCAACGCTATTGCCAGCCCCGACAATCCACTGACGGCGAGGGTGATGGTCAATAGGATTTGGCATCACCTATTTGGGCGTGGCCTGGTCGAAAATGTTGATAATTTTGGGCTACAGGGGATGCCGCCCTCTCACCCCGAACTCCTGGATTACCTGGCCACTTTATTCGTAGCAGAAAACTGGTCTGTGAAAAAAATGATCCGATATATCGTCATGACGGAAGCTTTCCAACGAAGCACCCAAGCGGTGGAAGGTACCGATGTAAAAGATCCTCAAAACTATTTCTTATCCTATTTCCCTGTAAAACGCCTGGAAGCCGAAGCAATTCGGGATGGCCTCTTGGCGGTATCCGGGCAATTGGATACCACTATGTACGGACCTACCATCCCGATTCATTTAACCGAATTCATGAAGGGCAGGGGCCGCCCTGGCATTTCCGGTCCACTTGATGGCGGAGGCCGACGAAGTATCTATCAAGATGTCCGCCGCAATTTCCTCTCCCCTTTCATGCTCAGCTTCGACATGCCACTCCCCTTCAGCACCTTTGGCAAACGAAACCTCTCCAACGTTCCCGCTCAATCGCTGACCTTGATGAATGATCCCTTTGTCATCGAACAGGCCGAAAAGTGGGCAGTTCAGTTGGTAGCGAAAGAGACCGATTTTGAAGATCGAATTAAGGAAATATACCTAAAAGCTTTTGCCCGCTGGCCGGAAGAAACAGAGCTAGCCCAAGCAAGTGCCTTTTTTAATACCTTGACTAAAGATCAGACGCCAAGCATCGAGCATTGGAAAGACTATTGCCATACTATTTTTAACATGAAGGAATTTATCTTCTTATTATGA
- a CDS encoding ATP-binding protein, whose translation MLHPLESWLTLLCSIVILLMGFRVYWLDPRNVLYKGFFASTFLLFIQNLFFFELTQVTVLEVARSLRPWQETTWNIAGMSIYITMYYYAKKFSTRPTYQWETFLAYLIPIMAVPFIILEAFTPFKHGEIVMMANGRWGIQIPTAHWHDWGRAIWAFLSYFFGVYFCFLPYKYALEERTKRLRLAILLIFGLILSTTFLQNYILTIFFDTITPVNESINVIVAIVFIGLMFSNFRLFEVRSEYAVSNIINTMTNWFILTDSTFQIQEVNHAVASALGHPKFYWNGKGLAEVFTAEQWQENKDRVEALNNSHNQERFELQLGLKEQSVFLAVTATAIYGKRGFLLGYVFVGTDLTTFKDSEERILQYASELERSNESLERFAYIASHDLKEPIRNIGNFAGLLQRRLGPHLNEENKEYIQFIIKGVKVMNAMIDSVMAVSRMGQKKLEETTIDTTVLLSKVEENLASYIQQKKGLLIKAKDLPIVYGDESLLIQLFQNILENCLKYNESAAPQLEISCQLVEHNAFYEFSIQDNGIGIAKEYHEKVFEMFKRLHSRGTYEGTGIGLAICKRIVELHRGKIWIADTGTAKGTCFKFTLPIPPSK comes from the coding sequence ATGTTACATCCTTTAGAAAGTTGGCTAACACTGCTGTGTTCTATCGTTATTCTACTCATGGGTTTTCGGGTTTACTGGCTCGATCCGAGAAATGTCTTGTACAAAGGTTTTTTTGCTTCTACTTTTTTGTTGTTTATCCAGAACCTTTTTTTCTTTGAATTGACACAAGTGACTGTACTAGAGGTGGCAAGAAGCCTTCGGCCTTGGCAGGAAACTACTTGGAATATAGCCGGCATGTCTATTTACATTACGATGTATTACTACGCCAAGAAGTTTAGCACAAGACCTACCTACCAATGGGAAACTTTTTTGGCCTACCTTATTCCCATTATGGCAGTACCTTTCATCATTTTAGAAGCTTTCACCCCATTCAAACATGGAGAGATAGTCATGATGGCAAATGGGCGTTGGGGCATCCAAATTCCTACCGCTCATTGGCATGATTGGGGCAGAGCAATTTGGGCTTTTTTAAGTTATTTTTTTGGCGTTTATTTTTGTTTTCTGCCCTATAAATATGCTTTAGAGGAAAGGACCAAAAGACTTAGGTTGGCTATTTTATTGATATTTGGACTTATTTTGTCTACGACTTTTTTACAGAATTACATATTGACCATCTTTTTTGATACCATCACACCTGTCAATGAAAGTATAAATGTGATAGTCGCTATTGTTTTTATAGGTTTGATGTTCTCTAATTTTCGTTTGTTTGAGGTACGCTCGGAGTATGCTGTGTCCAATATCATCAATACCATGACCAACTGGTTTATTTTGACGGACAGCACATTTCAAATTCAAGAAGTAAACCATGCCGTTGCGTCAGCGTTGGGCCACCCCAAATTTTACTGGAATGGAAAAGGGCTTGCTGAAGTTTTTACAGCGGAACAATGGCAAGAGAACAAGGATAGGGTAGAGGCATTGAACAATAGCCACAATCAAGAGCGGTTTGAATTGCAATTGGGTTTAAAGGAGCAAAGCGTTTTTTTGGCGGTGACAGCTACCGCTATTTATGGTAAAAGAGGATTTTTGCTCGGCTATGTTTTTGTGGGAACGGATCTTACGACATTTAAAGATTCTGAAGAACGAATTTTGCAGTATGCCAGTGAATTGGAGCGGTCCAATGAATCGCTGGAACGATTTGCCTATATTGCTTCTCACGACTTGAAAGAACCTATCCGGAACATTGGCAATTTTGCTGGGTTACTCCAACGGCGACTAGGCCCTCACCTAAATGAGGAGAACAAGGAATACATCCAGTTTATCATTAAAGGAGTCAAGGTAATGAATGCGATGATTGATTCAGTTATGGCAGTTTCGAGGATGGGGCAGAAAAAGCTGGAAGAAACCACGATTGATACTACGGTCCTTCTAAGTAAGGTAGAAGAAAATTTGGCTTCCTACATCCAACAAAAAAAAGGACTCCTTATAAAAGCCAAAGATTTACCCATTGTTTACGGAGATGAAAGTTTACTCATACAGCTTTTTCAGAACATATTGGAAAATTGCCTTAAATACAATGAATCGGCTGCACCCCAACTCGAAATCTCCTGCCAATTAGTTGAGCATAATGCCTTTTACGAGTTTAGTATACAGGATAATGGAATAGGCATAGCGAAAGAATACCACGAAAAGGTATTTGAAATGTTTAAGCGCCTACATTCCCGGGGAACCTATGAGGGTACGGGTATTGGCTTGGCTATTTGCAAAAGAATAGTAGAGCTGCATCGAGGAAAAATTTGGATTGCAGATACCGGTACGGCAAAAGGAACCTGTTTTAAATTTACCTTGCCAATTCCACCCTCAAAGTAG
- a CDS encoding DUF1501 domain-containing protein, protein MNPSNPTPYSRRQMLNLCKNGFGGLALLSMMSSLGCQLNNRPSPKGPANPLALLPPHFAPKAKSIIFLYMDGGISQVDSFDPKPRLALENGEDPYRKFKVDATQFNNIGRILKSPWEFKQYGESGMWISDLFPHIATCVDDIAMIRSMVSDFPEHTNANYFLHTGIGIQGRPSMGSWITYGLGAANDNLPSYVVLDGGLIPPGGLDNFKSGFLSASYEASILRPGPIPIANIIPQEEASALQQQKLQFARQMDNSLLAKLGHEDQVASAIQNYELAYRMQASVPELTDLSGESEATKKLYGFYDEDKHTQGYAAQCLQARRLVERNVRFIELTCPRVEADRWDQHADLKNGHERNAHAVDQPIAGLLKDLKWRGLLETTLVVFAGEFGRTPFSQGKDGRDHNPSAFSIWLAGAGIKGGTVFGQTDDYGYRVVENPTSIHDLHATMLHLLGLNHEQLTFRFSGRDIRLTDVSGRVIQEVLV, encoded by the coding sequence ATGAATCCAAGCAACCCTACGCCATATTCCCGCCGACAAATGCTCAACCTTTGCAAAAATGGCTTTGGTGGGCTGGCGCTTTTGAGCATGATGAGTTCCTTGGGATGCCAACTCAATAATCGACCCTCGCCCAAAGGACCTGCTAATCCATTAGCCTTACTTCCCCCTCATTTTGCGCCTAAGGCTAAGAGTATTATTTTTTTGTACATGGATGGCGGCATTTCACAGGTAGATAGCTTTGACCCCAAACCCCGTTTAGCCCTGGAAAATGGAGAGGACCCCTATCGGAAATTCAAAGTAGATGCCACCCAGTTTAATAATATTGGGCGCATCCTCAAAAGTCCCTGGGAATTCAAACAGTACGGAGAAAGTGGCATGTGGATCAGTGACCTGTTCCCTCATATAGCGACTTGTGTTGACGATATAGCCATGATTCGGTCTATGGTTTCAGACTTTCCAGAACATACCAACGCCAATTACTTTTTGCACACAGGAATCGGCATCCAGGGAAGGCCAAGCATGGGATCCTGGATCACCTATGGCCTCGGAGCCGCCAATGACAACCTGCCCAGTTATGTCGTACTGGATGGGGGCCTGATACCTCCAGGCGGTTTGGACAATTTCAAAAGCGGCTTTCTTTCTGCCAGTTACGAAGCTTCTATCCTACGGCCGGGGCCTATCCCCATCGCCAACATCATCCCTCAGGAAGAGGCATCCGCCTTGCAACAACAAAAGCTGCAATTTGCCCGTCAAATGGACAACAGCCTGTTGGCAAAATTGGGTCACGAAGACCAGGTGGCAAGCGCCATTCAGAATTATGAACTAGCTTATCGCATGCAGGCTTCTGTTCCTGAATTAACGGACTTGTCAGGTGAATCGGAGGCGACTAAAAAACTTTATGGCTTTTATGATGAGGACAAACATACCCAAGGATATGCTGCTCAATGTTTGCAAGCTCGGCGACTGGTAGAGCGCAATGTTCGCTTCATAGAATTAACCTGCCCCCGCGTCGAAGCCGATCGTTGGGACCAGCACGCCGACCTTAAAAATGGCCATGAGCGCAATGCACATGCTGTTGACCAGCCCATTGCCGGTTTGCTGAAAGACTTGAAATGGCGTGGCCTCTTGGAGACTACACTCGTTGTGTTTGCTGGAGAATTTGGTAGAACACCCTTTTCTCAGGGCAAAGATGGTCGGGACCATAATCCTTCGGCTTTCTCCATCTGGCTCGCCGGAGCCGGCATCAAAGGCGGCACCGTATTCGGCCAAACGGATGACTATGGCTACCGCGTTGTTGAAAACCCCACCTCTATCCACGACCTCCATGCGACCATGCTCCACCTCCTTGGCCTCAACCACGAGCAGCTCACCTTCCGCTTTAGCGGCCGCGACATCCGATTGACGGACGTGAGCGGACGGGTGATTCAGGAGGTGCTTGTCTAG